CGTCCTCGAGAAGCAGACCGCTGAGAGACTGAACAAGGACGTCCAGTCCTACCGTCTCATCACCGTCGCCACTCTCGTCGACCGTCTTAAGATCAACGGCAGCTTGGCCCGCAAGGCCCTCGCTGAtctcgaggagaagggacAGATCAAGAAGGTTGTCGGTCACTCCAAGATGAACATCTACAGTACGTTCTTTCGACTATGGGTTTCTCGACCAAGGATACTAATCTCGACACTTTGTAGCCCGCGCCGTTACCGCCGAGTAAACGCTTTCTTATAACGAATGATTTTCTCGCGGTGCTTATGATACCTTTGCTACGAATGATATCTTTAAAATCCGGAATTCGGCTGGGCAAATGATGTTGGTGGTACGATGAATCGACCTCGCATTGCATGGAATGAAAAGTCGCGCTACTGGACGTGTCAAGTACATTGCAGTGACTCAATCAAATCAACCTGATCAATCTGTTCAATTCAATTCCTCGCTAAATACCGTAAGAAGCGCAAGcacaaggagaagcagaagcattGGTTACATGCCGTGCGAGTGTAAACGAGTCGAGATGTCATTCGCTCCTCCCTCCAGTAATTGTACCTTATCTCAGGTACTCTTCTTGGTACCCTTGTTACCCTTATCCTTGTTCCTCTTGGGTCTCTGCTTCTTAGCCGCCTCGCAgagctctctcttctctttcttctcatcctcaacccccTTAGCAACCTTCCCAACCGCAAAATACTTCTTATGATTTCCAAAGAAACCCGACCAATGCGCAACTGTGctctcaatcttcttcttcgcaagTCTAACATCCtgctccctcctcttcttcctctctccgcTACTCAACCCCTCCAAATCTTCAGGCTCGTCAATCGGTATAAACATCTCTTCTACCCCAGTAAGATCATCCGTAAGATCCTCGGCAAAACAGCCCGTCACAAAAGCGCGGGTTGCGTCGCGCCCGGCGAAGAAGTGGTATCCGCCGCCGGGACCGTACATGCCCGGGTTTGCGGACACATCGAAGACGGTTCCATTGACGGCGACGTAGATTGGGAGGGCTGGGTCGGTGCCATCGTGGAGGGCGAGTTCGGTCGGGGTTAGGATTACCGGGCCTTTCTGTTTTTTGGGAGCACTTTTGTTAGAACATGACCGACTGGGTTACGGATTCATGGATATCCGGATATTATAAGGAAGGGGGTGGAGTTGATGCAGGGAACGTACAATGTATTGTACGAGCTGCGGCAAGTTCGTGAACCATGGTTTATAGCCCCAGAGTAGAGACTGGGAGTCGGTGAGGTAGTATGAGAGACCGCAGGACACGACGATTAGAGTGAGCAGGACCCggaagatgtcgaggatgctgatgccgctgccgccgctgcgaGCGCTGGGTTGCTTTTCCTTGCGACTTGCTGCCggggaggatttggatgtATCTTTGGAGACAACCGGTCTTTGCCGGACTTCACCAGACATTGTTAGGCAGGTGTCTGGGATGCAGATGTTGGAAATGGGGAGGATTGAAATAAATAAggttggaggatgaagatgcgccAGTGGAAGGACAGATATTTCCAATGGTGTCTGAAACTCTGCGGGGTGATCGCTTGGTTAGTATGGACTGATGCCCGTGAAAGCCGAGTATTAAATTGTTAGTAAGTCCGACACTTCGAAGATGCAGGACTTCAGTTTCAGCTCGACGGTCTTTCTAGTTGGCGTCGCTATACGTCGCTGCTGAGGCAGCCTAGTATTTGCTAACTTAACGTATTTCAGCCCAAGTGCGAGTAGCGGTGATCGGAAACGCTACTAAAATTATACAGCCCTCCTCTACGGGGTTGAGGTAAATATACTGCAAAATATAAATTCATTGGTCATtgataatactatttttcGGTGACCGAAGGTCAAAGCCCAACACCCGCGGTTATTCCACCCAGGTCACAGATTGTTCCAGCACTACTATCTACCCGTCGGATACCAAAAGGTTACCTAGATATCTTGGACAAGTTAGCAAAGCCCTCGGAAAACTCTGTAAACTTGTATGAAGCAATGCGTGAATAGACAATCTCGTCAGACATCCAAGGAAGTACATGCGCACAGAGCACGTCTATATGATGGGTTCAAGGCGACGGCTAGCGTGGAAACTGCGAATGTGGAAAAGTTTTTCATCATCGAGATTGGAGGGGGGGAAGTAAAAATAACAGCAAGGGAAACTTTGTGCTTTGCGTATAGGTTGAGTAGTGACAATCAGGACTTACCATAAGTTTGCAAAAATAGAGAAAGACAATGAATAAGATAGTGCCAATAATATACGCATCTCAAATTCTACATCTTGAATCTGCAGACGGCATAAAAAACCAGGAAGTTCCTTTTGAATGCTGGAGGAAATCTTCGAGTTGTGTGTttgggagagaaagaagagaaacttTTTTTCCAGTCGGTCTTTTCTAGCACTTTCGGGAAAATGTCGTTCCGTCCCCCGGGATCCATAGGGTGGGTGCTTTCCTTTTTTCGGCGTATCTCCGTCCTTCACTGGCACATTCTACGGCTTCTACCAAAGTAAATATTCCATCCAACTAGATACTTAGTGAAGTGGCTCGCGGTTACCTATTTTGTCTAGTTTACCCGTATTATTCACTATTTACACCCAGTTCAGAGTCATGTTTACGCACATTTTTCCAGAGTTTCACCAATTCAATCCACCACTCCGCCCACTATCAAACCCAAGTAGACGAATAGCTCGGGGAATACTGGACctggtttctttttctttttttcatcATAAGCGCAGGTAAGTAACATGAGGATAGTTCGAGTAAGGGTAATCATAAAGTCAAAAAGTTGTTTGTGGGCGGCTCGCCCACATGTGGCTGTTCCGCTGAATCCTGACTGCGTTCTGCTTCCTGATCCTGTTCCCAGCTGCGAGAAAACACATCGTTCAGGGCCTGTTGGAATGTGCGACAGTTCATGTCAATTAAacccttcttttccttggACTCGGGGTTGCGGATGACAGAGACAAGGCAGAGATACCTAAACGGATTAATAAGGTCACGGACAAGTTAAAATCAAGAAACATACTTGTTCATTTCCATTAAATGGATCATAGTTTCATCATGCAGTGCAACATGACTTTCGGCTTCCTGGTTCTGGTCGCCTTTTGGCTTGCGGTCAGGGTGATCCCACGAGTAAAGCTCGGAGATATCTACGATCACATCGATATAATCCGAGCACATCTCGTAACAGGACATATCGACAGGTCGAGTATCGGAGgcaatatatatcttgctCAGGACGTCAAATAGATAACTCTTTTCAAAGCCGCAATTGTTTGATAAGGTGTTGATCAGGTTCTCCAAAGTAGACAGATTGGGGATGAGCTTCTGAATAACTTTGCTGAAAGCTTCAAAAACCGAATAGTCGTAGATTGAGGTTAGATAGTAGTGGACAGGTGCATTCTCGTATCCAGCATCGCTGAGCTCATCAGAGATAAGCTGGACAATGTCTTGGAATGTGTCCGTGCGGTACTCCTCTGAGAGTCCGTCCACCTTGTGAATAAACACTTCAATGTTGATATTGGGATAATACTGCTGGACTGTCAGGATGGTACGGTTGAGCCGAGTAACAGACTCTAGATAGTCATCTTGCGCATCTATAACCCAAACAAGAGCGCCGTGGCTTCCAAATATTTCCTCGAGATCAAATGACGACTCGAGATATTCGAACTGACCAGGAAAATCCCACACCTGGAAGTCCATAAACGAGCTAGTAGCACCGGGTTAGAATAGTATCaataaagtaaaaaaagCTAGCGAACTCACTGGACTGAATCTTTCTGGATGCGTGTGGTGGACTCTAGAAATAGGGTTTCGTTCGGGGGCATCTTATGAAAGACAACGCTAGCAATAGATGACTTTCCGCTCCTACAGAGAGTCAGGCATATTGGAATGTGATAAATGCTTAGACGAAACCGTACCGACGGAGTCCCATCAGAAGAAGGCGCGGCTTGAAATCTTGAGGCTTATTTGATTTAGCCCGCGTAGGCTGTCCGGAAGGAGTGTTCGTGACCTGTAGAAATTCCTGAAGTTTCAGCTCCGCTCTGGTTTTGATTACTGGCAACAGTCCTTGCAAGATAGTGGCGTTTGTAAATAGATGTGTTTCTGGGCCACGTTTAATCCGCGGTCCATCAAAAACAAACGGCCCTCCCGCACCCCGATAGAGTCATGAAAACGTTGAACATTTCCCCGCGATGGCGGTCTGCTGGTTTGAGGTTGCGCAAGGATATTTGGATGGGACGTTACCACCACAAACAATAACCAAAGCCAAGAATATCAAGTGTTCGAAGGAAAGAGCAAATAATGGAATGAGCTTTCCTTACCTCCATGGTGTCCCGATTATCACCAGTCTCAGTAGAGGTGTCACAAGATTATTAGGCCGTTCCCTGTTAGTTCCTTATGAGTAAATCAACTCTCGAAGTACAAGGCATAAAGCGAGCCAATTCAAAGAAAACCTACCAGAAGATATGTTGTCCTCCAGCAGTGATAATTAGAGCCAGCCAAAAGACAGGGGGGTTTGTTCAGTGTGTTGACCCGATTGTTATGTGTTAGATATCAACAATGCTCGGAACTGGACCTCAAAAAATCGGCAATGTGGGAGTATTCAATTTCGCAATCACCGCGGGATTAAATACAGACCATCCAGACAATTCAATGTCTCTGCAAAGGAGGTGGCCCGCGCTTTTCAGTGGGTCGCTGCAAGTGAACAAAGACGGGCGGGGGATCAGAGCATGACACCCATGTTGGGCACAGGGCAATTGGGTCAGTTTAGAGGGGATGGCGGGAtatgaatatatatcttatgCTTGTTGCCTAAGTACACATCGAAGCACAAGGGAACATCCATACAACGTTAGGCGGAGTTGGTGCGGAGAAAAAACGACACCGATTATTTGTCGATGGCGGCTCTCTTTTCGGAGAGACTGGTTTGCGAGGGGAAGGAAAATCTGAATTGGGAAGACTATCGTCCTCCAAGTAACATTTCAATTGGCTGGGTAGGACAGGAGAGACGAGGGGTGAAGGAGATAGACccgttgatgttgaagtcgTGGGCTTTGGCGATAAGCCGGGGAATAAGGCTTGGCGTTTGAGGGTCGTAGTGCTGCCCGCTTTGGGTTATGTACATAACTTGCTTGTTTGTGTTTTGGCGGGCGTCAAGTTCCTTGGTGCAGGCATCACTGGGAATTGCAAGCCCACGTCACCTTCTCAGTGaagaatcaacaacaacacaaTTTCCGGCGCTCGAAAGAAATGCGCCCTTTATACAGCGCCGGCAGGTGATGGCTGCTGGTCAgctgattggctgctgtTTCTGCGTCATCACCGCCCATTGTCGACTCACCCGCGGTCTCGGTCACTTCTCCGACTCAAGTCTTCTAGGGggctttcttctttttcttcacaTTCTCTTCGTGTCAGGTACTTTGGCACCCTTGCCGCGATATGACGACCCTTACCCCCCGCGAGCCTTACTCCCAGGAGGAGATCAACAAGCTCTACCCGAAGGAATTGAAGCTCCAGTTGGTTCAAGTTGTACGTGCCGATCTCTCGCTCTGCGGAGCCCCCCTCAAGAGAAATCCCAGCTAATATCTCTTCAGTTTCTGCGACATGGTATGGACTGATCCTTTTCAACCGCAGACTTGGGCAAATCGAGCGACTAACTCCAATCTTCCAGGCGAGCGCACACCGGTATCTTCACGGTTTGAGAGTGTACGTGCCCAATTTCATTCATAATAGAACCAGGGACTCTGGAGCTAATTCCTTCTAGGCAGGACTTTCATCATGTACTTGACCCTATAACCCCAAACCTCGTTATCGACATTACCCACTgacccctccctcctccacctaAGACTGGCCTTACTGCAATGTTGCCCGCCGCATGGTCCAGATGGTCGGCAGTAATGAGGACCTCTCATCCTGGAACGGCTTTCAATGGcgaaggaagatggaaaCTTTCGGTGACGATGATCAAACAATAGTTACTGTCGGTGCAGGTGGTAACATTGAAGGAATTTGGCAAGTTGCGGCCTAGAGGCACTGTGTAGCGGGATACATTTCATTCTAATGGATATTTGAATAGTCAACACGGTGAGTTAACGGATAAAGGACGTGAAACAACCTATCAGCTCGGCCAACGCCTGCGGAACCTCTATGTGAACCAACTCGGGTTCATGCCGAAGATCAAGGGCGACACGGAAGACATGTATCTCCGTGCGACGACCATTCCAAGAGCTCTGGAGTCCCTTCAACAAGCATTCTGGGGAATGTACCCCCCTAATGCCCGTACGGAAGACCTGAAACCACCAACTATCGTGGCTCGATCTGTATCCGAGGAGACTCTCTTCCCCAACGAAAGCAATTGCCGGCGATTCAGGCAGCTTGCTAGACTGTTTGCCGATAGAGCTGCGCAAAAGTGTATGTACCAGCCAACCCAAAAATCTTGTTTGTTGCTAATATCTATTCCTCACCAGGGAACGACACCAAAGAAATGGACTATGTCAATAGTGTTTATGGCAAATGGATGCCC
This region of Aspergillus puulaauensis MK2 DNA, chromosome 5, nearly complete sequence genomic DNA includes:
- a CDS encoding putative heme/steroid binding domain protein (COG:E;~EggNog:ENOG410PJXB;~InterPro:IPR036400,IPR001199;~PFAM:PF00173;~TransMembrane:1 (o43-62i)), with the protein product MSGEVRQRPVVSKDTSKSSPAASRKEKQPSARSGGSGISILDIFRVLLTLIVVSCGLSYYLTDSQSLLWGYKPWFTNLPQLVQYIKGPVILTPTELALHDGTDPALPIYVAVNGTVFDVSANPGMYGPGGGYHFFAGRDATRAFVTGCFAEDLTDDLTGVEEMFIPIDEPEDLEGLSSGERKKRREQDVRLAKKKIESTVAHWSGFFGNHKKYFAVGKVAKGVEDEKKEKRELCEAAKKQRPKRNKDKGNKGTKKST
- the RPS25 gene encoding 40S ribosomal protein eS25 (COG:J;~EggNog:ENOG410PQUS;~InterPro:IPR004977,IPR036390;~PFAM:PF03297), with amino-acid sequence MAPAGKQKKKWSKGKVKDKAQHAVVLEKQTAERLNKDVQSYRLITVATLVDRLKINGSLARKALADLEEKGQIKKVVGHSKMNIYTRAVTAE
- a CDS encoding GTR/RAG family Ras-related GTP-binding protein (BUSCO:EOG09263274;~COG:U;~EggNog:ENOG410PH4C;~InterPro:IPR039400,IPR006762,IPR027417;~PFAM:PF04670;~go_function: GO:0005525 - GTP binding [Evidence IEA]) — encoded protein: MEVTNTPSGQPTRAKSNKPQDFKPRLLLMGLRRSGKSSIASVVFHKMPPNETLFLESTTRIQKDSVHSFMDFQVWDFPGQFEYLESSFDLEEIFGSHGALVWVIDAQDDYLESVTRLNRTILTVQQYYPNINIEVFIHKVDGLSEEYRTDTFQDIVQLISDELSDAGYENAPVHYYLTSIYDYSVFEAFSKVIQKLIPNLSTLENLINTLSNNCGFEKSYLFDVLSKIYIASDTRPVDMSCYEMCSDYIDVIVDISELYSWDHPDRKPKGDQNQEAESHVALHDETMIHLMEMNKYLCLVSVIRNPESKEKKGLIDMNCRTFQQALNDVFSRSWEQDQEAERSQDSAEQPHVGEPPTNNFLTL